The following are from one region of the bacterium genome:
- the miaA gene encoding tRNA (adenosine(37)-N6)-dimethylallyltransferase MiaA: MTETEASQSGVVFLGGPTAVGKGALAVRLAESFPVELVLCDSVKVYRGLEIGANKPPPELRARLPIHLVDVCDPTERFSAGRYAHLAVEAVAEIHGRGRIPLVVGGTLLFARALFDGLSGAPETDPEVERGLEALETEELAERLRRSDPASADRIHPRDRQRLVRALAVHLQTGRGLSEWNAEPAPRPFGGTVTRIALVRSRTELYGRINDRSRRIFERGLVEEVCGLLESGVPPSAPALESIGYLQAAACLRGEISSERAIEDTATATRRLAKRQLTWIRSDPRFEALAVDTPGEEPAYDALAHRLGAFS; the protein is encoded by the coding sequence GTGACGGAAACTGAAGCATCTCAAAGCGGTGTCGTTTTTCTCGGCGGTCCGACGGCCGTCGGCAAGGGCGCGCTGGCGGTTCGCCTCGCCGAGTCTTTCCCCGTCGAGCTGGTCCTTTGCGATTCGGTCAAGGTCTACCGGGGTCTGGAAATCGGGGCCAACAAACCCCCGCCCGAGCTGCGCGCCCGGTTGCCCATTCACCTGGTGGACGTGTGCGACCCTACGGAAAGATTTTCCGCCGGCCGGTACGCCCATCTGGCGGTTGAGGCCGTCGCGGAAATCCACGGCCGGGGGCGGATACCGCTGGTCGTGGGCGGGACGCTCCTCTTCGCCCGGGCCCTTTTCGACGGCCTGAGCGGTGCCCCGGAGACGGACCCCGAGGTAGAGCGTGGGCTGGAGGCGCTCGAGACCGAGGAGCTGGCGGAGAGGCTCCGACGGAGCGATCCGGCCTCGGCCGATCGCATCCACCCCCGCGACAGGCAGCGGCTGGTCCGTGCCCTGGCGGTCCACCTCCAAACCGGGCGGGGACTCTCCGAGTGGAACGCCGAACCCGCGCCTCGACCGTTCGGGGGAACGGTGACCCGGATAGCCCTCGTCCGCTCCCGGACCGAGCTTTACGGGAGGATAAACGACCGCTCCCGCCGGATTTTTGAGCGCGGCTTGGTGGAAGAGGTTTGCGGGTTGCTCGAATCAGGCGTGCCTCCCTCGGCGCCCGCCCTGGAATCCATCGGATACCTCCAGGCGGCGGCGTGCCTGCGCGGGGAAATATCCTCCGAACGGGCGATAGAGGACACCGCCACGGCGACACGCAGGCTGGCCAAGCGACAACTGACCTGGATCCGCTCCGATCCGAGGTTCGAAGCGCTCGCGGTGGACACCCCCGGGGAGGAGCCTGCGTACGACGCACTGGCGCATCGTCTCGGAGCGTTTTCTTGA